A window of Prolixibacter sp. SD074 contains these coding sequences:
- a CDS encoding iron ABC transporter permease, producing the protein MDQTGPAKSKRSYRPEGSLFLLAVLVVIFFVLDLFIGSYHISLSNILKALFAPGQVDSQLVTIVRQFRLPKALTALLAGAALSVAGLQMQTVFRNPLAGPYVLGISSGASLGVALLVLGTGNLFAAGAFNIMGAWSVAGAAWIGAAIILLLILAVSARVKDIMTILILGILFSSATSAIVNIMQYFSNESMLKSFVVWTMGSLGSVTNAQLHVLLPGVLLGLFLAIISAKLLDAFLLGEDYARSMGMNVQLARVLIFISTCILAGSITAFCGPIGFIGIAVPHIVRMALRTARHQRLIPGSILLGSVTMLFSDIISQLPGSESTLPINSVTALLGIPVVVWIILRKKTVGALS; encoded by the coding sequence ATGGATCAAACGGGCCCAGCAAAATCAAAACGAAGTTATCGTCCGGAAGGAAGTCTTTTCCTGCTGGCTGTTTTGGTTGTCATATTTTTCGTACTTGATCTGTTTATTGGCTCCTATCATATTTCGCTCAGTAATATTTTAAAAGCGCTTTTTGCTCCAGGTCAGGTCGATTCACAATTGGTGACCATCGTTCGTCAATTCCGTTTGCCTAAAGCGTTAACAGCTTTGTTGGCCGGAGCAGCATTGTCAGTTGCCGGATTGCAAATGCAGACTGTCTTCCGCAACCCATTAGCCGGACCCTATGTGTTGGGCATTAGTTCGGGGGCAAGTTTGGGGGTGGCACTTCTGGTGTTAGGCACTGGAAATTTATTTGCTGCCGGGGCATTCAACATAATGGGTGCCTGGTCGGTTGCCGGAGCAGCCTGGATTGGAGCAGCTATCATTCTTCTATTGATCCTTGCTGTTTCAGCTCGTGTAAAAGACATCATGACCATTTTGATATTAGGCATTCTTTTTTCCAGTGCCACATCGGCCATTGTTAATATCATGCAATATTTCAGTAACGAATCGATGTTGAAGTCATTTGTGGTCTGGACCATGGGAAGTTTGGGAAGTGTAACCAATGCACAACTTCATGTGCTGTTGCCGGGTGTTTTGTTGGGATTGTTTTTGGCCATTATTTCTGCCAAGTTACTGGATGCCTTTTTGTTGGGCGAAGATTATGCCCGAAGCATGGGAATGAATGTGCAGTTAGCCCGGGTATTGATTTTTATTTCTACCTGTATCCTGGCTGGTAGTATAACCGCATTTTGCGGTCCCATTGGTTTTATTGGCATTGCCGTTCCGCACATCGTCCGGATGGCGTTGAGAACAGCACGTCACCAACGCTTGATTCCAGGTTCCATTTTGCTTGGTTCGGTTACCATGCTTTTCAGCGATATTATTTCACAACTTCCTGGTTCAGAGTCAACTTTGCCGATTAATTCAGTTACTGCGTTGCTGGGAATTCCGGTGGTTGTCTGGATTATTTTGCGGAAGAAAACAGTAGGAGCCCTGAGTTGA
- a CDS encoding ABC transporter ATP-binding protein: MSGGTTIKLDHVSVGYRDSRGKERIVKSGISLGAEKGELVALIGGNGIGKSTLLRTLAGFQPPLSGDISVSGKSISAYREKELATMLSFVSTEIIRVANLSVFEMVALGRFPHTNWFGKLTEEDLQIVNESIRMVGLDGYQTRPINQISDGERQRGMIARTLAQDTDIIVLDEPTAFLDVPNKYEIVSILHHLAREKNKTIIFSTHDLNIAVSEVDMIWLMLQDDVVQGAPEDLILNGQFPLLFQKSDLTFDMEKGDFRIKRHLKQAVRLTGTGSGLLWTQKALERNGLEVTNGADTNIEITVRSEPSCWQVRTTDSEETFYSVYHLCRYLREL, encoded by the coding sequence ATGAGCGGGGGCACGACCATAAAACTGGATCATGTATCGGTAGGTTACCGCGATTCGCGAGGCAAAGAGCGTATTGTAAAAAGCGGGATTTCGCTAGGCGCTGAAAAAGGAGAACTCGTTGCTCTTATTGGTGGAAACGGGATTGGTAAAAGTACGTTACTGAGAACGCTTGCCGGATTTCAGCCCCCCCTTAGTGGCGATATTTCTGTTTCCGGAAAGTCCATCAGTGCCTACCGGGAAAAGGAATTAGCGACGATGCTCAGCTTTGTTTCAACCGAAATTATCCGCGTCGCGAATCTCAGCGTTTTCGAGATGGTGGCATTGGGACGGTTTCCGCATACCAACTGGTTTGGCAAATTAACGGAGGAAGATCTGCAGATTGTCAATGAATCCATTCGGATGGTGGGATTGGACGGTTACCAAACACGGCCCATCAACCAAATTTCCGACGGCGAACGTCAGCGGGGCATGATTGCCCGTACACTGGCCCAGGACACCGATATCATTGTTCTCGACGAACCCACCGCTTTTCTGGATGTTCCGAATAAATATGAAATTGTCAGTATACTCCATCATCTGGCACGTGAGAAAAATAAAACCATCATTTTTTCCACGCACGATTTGAATATTGCTGTCAGCGAAGTCGATATGATTTGGTTGATGTTACAGGATGATGTGGTTCAGGGGGCGCCGGAAGATCTGATTTTGAATGGTCAATTTCCGTTACTGTTCCAAAAGTCCGACCTGACTTTCGATATGGAAAAGGGTGATTTTCGTATCAAACGGCATCTAAAGCAAGCGGTACGATTGACCGGAACGGGTTCAGGGTTATTGTGGACACAAAAAGCGTTGGAGAGAAACGGACTGGAAGTAACAAACGGAGCGGATACCAATATTGAAATCACCGTCCGGTCAGAACCATCATGTTGGCAGGTCCGGACAACGGACAGTGAAGAGACATTTTATTCGGTTTATCATTTATGCCGTTATTTGCGCGAACTGTAA
- a CDS encoding ABC transporter substrate-binding protein, giving the protein MVRKLLFLALSILLFLFGCKSKKHSSPEGKSTSVSTSVKYARGFTIEDFKTYKKLTVLNPWQKSSGISYSYYLVPRNQKVPSLLKGKNIVRIPVRRVVCLSTTQLGFLEALNETSSLVGIPDINLVSDSSIIQRYHDNKLSEVGYAQSLNYELLLSLKPDLVLTYGVDGEVSAQLNKLHDLGVPVMLVGEYLESTPMAKCEWIKFVGAIYGKQAASKKWFNRIDSSYRQIKDEVADVNYRPKILAGLPWKDSWWMAGGESNLANLVRDAGGEYLWHGNTSRDAFVVSIEDVFMKAKSADFWINSGTAASIKDLRSVDGRFSSLPPVKKHAVYNNNARTSAGGGNDYWEKGVVRPDLILKDLVTIFHSDKVTDGKLYFYRQLN; this is encoded by the coding sequence ATGGTTCGTAAACTCTTATTTCTGGCTTTATCCATTCTACTTTTTTTGTTTGGATGCAAATCGAAAAAACACTCTTCACCTGAAGGGAAATCTACATCTGTATCAACCTCAGTGAAATATGCGCGGGGATTTACCATCGAAGATTTTAAAACGTATAAAAAACTGACGGTGCTCAACCCATGGCAGAAGTCGTCCGGTATCTCCTACAGTTACTATCTGGTGCCCCGAAATCAAAAGGTCCCGTCATTGCTGAAAGGGAAGAACATTGTGCGGATACCTGTCCGGCGGGTCGTTTGTCTCTCCACAACACAACTTGGATTCCTGGAAGCATTAAACGAAACTTCTTCGTTGGTGGGAATTCCCGATATCAATCTCGTTTCCGATTCATCAATAATTCAACGATATCATGATAATAAATTATCGGAAGTAGGATATGCGCAGAGCCTGAATTATGAATTGTTACTGAGTTTGAAACCGGATTTGGTGTTAACCTACGGTGTTGACGGAGAGGTAAGCGCTCAATTAAATAAACTTCACGATTTGGGCGTTCCGGTCATGCTGGTGGGCGAATACCTCGAAAGTACCCCAATGGCGAAATGTGAATGGATAAAGTTCGTAGGTGCTATCTATGGAAAGCAAGCGGCATCGAAGAAGTGGTTCAACCGGATTGATAGCAGCTACCGTCAAATTAAGGATGAAGTGGCAGATGTGAATTATCGTCCGAAAATATTAGCTGGTTTACCCTGGAAGGACAGTTGGTGGATGGCCGGAGGAGAATCCAACCTGGCTAACCTGGTTCGCGATGCTGGTGGTGAGTATCTTTGGCATGGGAACACCTCCCGCGATGCTTTTGTCGTGTCAATCGAAGATGTTTTCATGAAAGCGAAATCAGCTGATTTCTGGATTAACAGTGGGACGGCCGCTTCAATCAAAGATTTGCGGTCAGTCGACGGGCGCTTTTCATCTTTGCCACCCGTGAAAAAGCATGCGGTATACAACAATAACGCCCGAACGAGTGCCGGAGGAGGTAATGATTATTGGGAAAAAGGGGTTGTCCGGCCTGATTTGATTCTGAAAGATTTGGTTACCATCTTTCATTCCGATAAAGTGACCGATGGGAAATTGTATTTTTACCGGCAATTAAACTAA